A window of Sphingomonas astaxanthinifaciens DSM 22298 genomic DNA:
GGTTGCCGCGATGGCCACGATGTATATCAGAATTAAGAACAAGCCCACGCAGCCGCCAAGCAAAAAGAGTGGCTGAGCGCTGTCAAATTTGTCAGCAGGCGAAGATTCAAGCCAATCGTCGATGGCGGAGGGTTCATCGTCTTGATCTCGATAACCCACGGACGCCCACCTCTACCGGCACCTTTATCAACCAACAGCGGCATGGCAAAGTTTAAGCTAAGATAATGTCCCCAATGGGTCGAAAGCGGACATCCGTTCACTCCCGATAGGCCGGCAAACTCCACCCCCGCGCGATCGCCAGGCCGCGGAGCCCAAACCCCGCCACCGCCGCCACCAGCGCAGCGCCCCAGCCGCCCAGCCCGAGCAGGCCCAGCCCCACCAGCAACCCCGCGCTCAGCGCCGCCGCGGTGACGTAGAGCTCGGGCCGCATCAGGATCGACGGCTCGCCCGCCAGCACGTCGCGGATGATCCCGCCCGCGCAGGCGGTCAGCACGCCCATGGCGAAGGCCGGGACCGGCGCGATCCCGAACGCCAGCGCCTTGGCCGCGCCATAGGTCGCATAGGCGCCGAGGCCCAGCGCATCGAACCACAGGAGCGCGCTTCCCGCGAACCAGCGCCGGCTCGCGAGCCACACCAGCAGCGCCGCGCCGATACAGATCAGCAGCACGAGGTTCTTGTGCACCCAGAAGACCGGCGCGCCGATCAGCAGGTCGCGCAGCGTTCCCCCGCCGACCCCGGTCACCACCGCGAAGAAGATGAAGGTGACCAGCGTCTGCTTCTTCTCCGCCGCCAAGAGCGCCCCCGACACCGCGAATACCGCGATCCCGAAGATGTCGAGCGCCTGCAGCGCCATCGGCAGCGACGGGGTGGGAAGGTCCGGGGTCATCCCCGCCTCCATGCCTCCGCGTGGCGGTGGAAGTCGAGCCCACTCCCCCTCGGTTAGTCCCGAGCGAAGTCGAGGGACGGTCCACCCCGCACCCGTGCCTCGACGTCGCTCGGCACGAACGGAACAGAAAAAGCGAGCCCCCTCCACCGTCATCCCGGGCTCGACCCGGGATCCGCCTGCCTCCGTGCAACCCGCGCCGGCGCGCAAAAGGAAGGCAGACCCCGGATCAAGTCCGGGGTGACGAGGAGTGGCCTATCCATAACCCGTTTGCCCTGAGCGAAGTCGAAGTGCCCGCCACCAACCCCACGGCAAAGGCTGTCCTACACCCCCAAAAACGTGCCATGCTTCCCGCCGTGACGAGTGATTGCCTTCTGTCCCCGGTGCCGCCCGCCATCGCGGCCGCCGATCCGGCCCGGGAACGACTCGCGCACCCTGTGACCTTTGTGACCTTTGCCGCAAAGCGACTCGGCGACCCCGTGACCTTTGTGACCTTCGTCGCCCCGTTCGAGGCGAATCGCCCATGACCACCGACACCCCCACCGCCGCCTTCCCGACCCTCGAGGACTGGCAGCACTGGACCCTCGTCATGGGGCGCGCGCAGCAGATGCTGCTCGAGGCCTGGGCCGACAGCTGGAAGTCGGGCGAACCCGCGCCGGGATTGAAGCTCCCGCCCGCGCCCGATCCGATGGCGATGATGACCGCCGGGGCCGAGGCGTGGAGCAAGGGGCTTGCCGCCTGGGGGCAGATGCTCGGCGGCATCCAGCAGGCGGGCAGCCAGAAGGACAAGCGCTTCGCCGCGCCTGAGTGGCGCGACCATCCCGTCTACGACACCATCCGCCAGACCTATCTCGCCATTTCCGACCAGATGATGAAGTCGGTCGATGAGGCCGACGGCCTCGACGAGGAGGCCCGCCAGCGGCTCCGCTTCGTGACCAAAGGCGTGATCGACGCGATGAGCCCGTCCAACTTCGCGCTCACCAATCCCGAGGTGCTGAAGGCAACGCTCGAATCGCGCGGCGAGAACCTCCTCAACGGCCTCCGCCACATGCTCGACGACATGAGGGCGGGGCAGCTCTCACAAGTCCCCAAGGGCGCCTATGAGGTCGGTCGCAACCTCGCGACCACGCCCGGCAAGGTCATCCACGAGACCCCGCTCTACCAGCTGATCCACTACGCCCCGGTAACCGAGACCGTCCTGGAAACGCCGCTGGTCATCTTCCCGCCGTGGATCAACCGCTACTACATCCTCGACCTGACGCCCGAAAAAAGCTTTGTCCGCTGGTGCGTCGAGAATGGCATCTCGCTGTTCATGGTCAGTTGGAAGTCGGCCGACGAGAGCGTCCGCGACATCACCCTCGACGATTATGTCCTGCGCGGCCAGGTCGATGCGATCGACACCGTCCGCGACCTGCTCGGCGTCGAGGCGGTCAACGTCATCGGCTATTGCGTCGCCGGGACCACGCTGGCGGCGACCCTTGCCCTGCTCGCCGCGCGCGGGGAGGCGGACAAGGTCGCCTCGGCCACCTTCTTCACTGCGCAGGTCGATTTCTCCGAGGCGGGGGATTTGAAGCTCTTCCTCGGGCCCGAGACGATGGCGCTGCTCGACCAGCTCTCGGCCGATACCGGGCTGATCGATGGCCGGATCATGGCGGCGACCTTCAACCAGCTGCGCGGCCGCGACCTCCTGTGGAACTATGTCGTCAACAATTACCTGTTGGGGAAGGAGCCGCCGCCCTTCGACCTCCTCCACTGGAACGGCGACGTCACCAACCTGCCGGCCGGCTGGCACCGCGACTATCTCGTCTCGCTCTATCAGGAGAACAAACTGGTCGAGCCGGGCGGGATCATCGTCGACGGAACCCCGATCGACCTGACGAAGATCGCAACCCCGCTCTACATCCAGGCCGGGCGCGAGGACCATATCGCGCCGCCGCAGAGCGTGTGGAAGCTGATGGACCATGTGCCGGGCGACAAGCGCTTCGTGCTCGCGGGCTCGGGCCACATCGCCGGGGTCGTCAATCCGCCGAGCGCGGGCAAGTACCAGCACTGGATCAACGAGGGCGAGCCCAAGAGTCTCGAGGAATTCATCGAGGGCGCGAGGGAGGTGAAGGGCAGCTGGTGGCCGGACTGGCTCGCCTGGCTGCGCCGTCGGAACCCGAAGGAAGTCCCCGCGACCGGCGCCCGCGTGCCCGGCGAGGGCAAGCTGAAGCCGATCGAGGACGCGCCGGGCCGCTACGTCAGGACCCGCTAGGGACTAGAGGATCCCGCCGCCCAGCATCAGGCGGAGGACGCCGACCACGATCACGAAGATGCACAGGTTGCGCCCGGCCTTGGACCCGCCGCTCATCGCGCCGAGCCCGGCCCCGACCACCGCCAGCGGCAGGATCAGCCAGTTGGCCCAGCCGAGCAGCGGCAGGAAGGCAAAGGCGGTCAGGACCAGGGCGACGAGACCGATGAGGATCGAGACGAGGTTCAGCATGATCGCCCATGTCGGATGCCGGGCGGCGGATTACCAGTGTCGCGTCACTCCGGCGCCGCGGCGTTCGACGGACTGCCACGCAGCGCCGACAGGAGGTAGATGATCGCCGCCGTCCAGATGCAGGCAAAGGCCCAGGCATGGGCGCTGGTGAAGGGCTCGCCGTAGAGGAACACCGCAACCAGGAACTGCAGCGTCGGGGCGATGAACTGGAGGATGCCCAGCGTCGAATAGGGCAGGCGGCGGGCGGCCGCGGTGAAGAGGAGAAGCGGGATGGTCGAGGCGACGCCGCTGAAGACCAGGAGCCAGGTGTCGGTGCTGTCGAGCCCCCAGACGGGCAGGGGCCTGGCGCTCGCCCAGGCCAGCCACACCGCGGCCGGGACGAACAAGAGGAGCGTCTCGATCGCAAGTCCCGCGGTCGCATCGACATGCGCGATCTTCCGGAGGAGGCCATAGAGCGAGAAGGAGAAGCACAGGGCAAGGCTGATCCACAGGTGCGACAGCGCGCCCACCGCGAGGATCGAGACGCCGACCCCGGCAATGGCTACCGCCAGCCACTGCGGCCGGCTCAACGGCTCTCGCAGCACGAACCGGCCGAGCAGGATGTTGGCGAGCGGGTTGAGGTAGTAGCCGAGGCTCCCGGCGAGGATATGCCCGCTGTTTACCGCATAGACGTAGATCAGCCAGTTGGTGCCGATCAGCAGGCTGGTCGCGAGCAGCAGCTTGACCGAGCCCTTGTGACGAAGCGCCGCGCCGACCTCGCGCCACGCCTTGCCGAGGCTGAGGAGGATGCCGAGCACCAGCAGCGACCAGACGATCCGGTGCGCGACGATGGCGACCGCGGGGACTCCGATCAGCAGCTTGAAGTAGATCGGAAGCAGGCCCCACAGGCCATAGGCCCCGACCCCGAGTGCGAGGCCCGAACGGGTTCGATCGGCGGCTGGGGAGGTGGTGGCATCCATTGGCCGCGCTTTGGCCGCCGGGCGACCCGATCGCAACTATTTGTTAACCTTTCGCCCCTTTGACCAGATGGACGGGGGCCAACGCTGTGCTAGCGTGAGGACAGACATGCCAAGCATCCGGCCATTCCTGACTGCTGCCGCGCTCGCCGCGCTCGCCGGCTGCACCGCGCTGACCGGCCAGAAGCCGCCGCCGCGGCCGGGCACCAGCGTCGTCGCGCTTCCCCCGACCAAGTCCGATGTCTGGCAGCAGATCGCCGAGGCGCCCGACATCGACCGGCTGAAGCGCCTGCCGATGGCGTGGAGCGCGGGCCTTGCGGACGCGAGGCCGAGGTTCGCCGCCGCCCTGCGCGAGGAAGGCGACCTCCTTCGTCCCGACGCCGGCCTGGCGCGCCCGGCGCCGACCCCGGGAAGCTACAATTGCCGGCTCGTCCGCCTCGGCAAGACCGACGCCCGCTCGCCCGCCTTCGTCAAGTTCAAGCCCTTCTTCTGCTACGTCGAGGTCGAGGACGACCTTCTCACCGTGGTCAAGCAGACCGGGACCGAACGGCCCGCCGGCCGCCTGTGGGAAGACGACGTGCCGACCCGGCTGGTCTTCCTCGGCAGCCTCGCGCTCGGCGAGCGCGAGCAGCCCAAGGCCTATGGCGCCGACCCCAAGCGCGACCTTGCCGGGGTGTTCGAGCGGATCGCGCCGATGCGCTTCCGGCTGGTGATGCCGTGGCCCAAGTCGGGCGCCAAGCTCGACATCTATGAGCTGACCCCGGTCGCGGAGCAGCCCAAGGGGTGAGCCTGACGGACCCGCAGGAGGTCCGCCGGCACCTGCTCGCGGCCGCCGCGGCGGGCCATGCCCTGACCTATTCCGAACTGCTCGAACGGCTGGGCCATCGCTTCACCCGGCCCAAGATGCGTGCGCTTTGCGCCACCCTTTCGGCGGTCGACCGCGAAGCCGAGGCGAGCGGAGAGCCCGAGTTGGCGGTGCTGGTCGTGCGCCAGTCGGACGGCCTGCCGGGGCAGGGCTGGTGGACCGGAAGCTGGGAGAAGCATCGCTTCACCGGCGACTGGACCGGCCCCGACGCGCGCAAGCTGGTCACCAAGCTTCAGCGCAAGGCCTTCCGCTACTGGAGCAAGGCCTAGCCGGCGCTCTTGCGCTCGATCGTCGCGCCGACGGCGGAGAGCTTCTCCTCGAGCCGCTCGTAGCCGCGATCAAGGTGATAGACGCGCAGCACCTCGGTCTCGCCCTCGGCGGCGAGGCCCGCGAGCACGAGGCTCATCGAGGCGCGCAGGTCGGTCGCCATCACCTGCGCCCCGGTCAGGCCGGGGACGCCGTGGACGATGGCCGAGCGCCCGCGCACGTCGATGTTGGCGCCCATGCGGCGAAGCTCGGGGACGTGCATGTAGCGGTTCTCGAAGATGGTCTCCTCGAGGAAGCTCTCGCCATTGGCTCGGCACAGCATCGCCATGAACTGCGCCTGCATGTCGGTGGCGAAGCCGGGGAAGGGGGCGGTCGAGAGGGCGAGGGGCTTCAGCGGCCCGTCGGCGGTGACCTTGATGCCTTTGTCGTGGATCTCGATGATGAGACCGCACTGGGCAAGCGCGTTGGTGGTCGCCAGCATGTCCTCGGGACGCGCGCCGACGAGGTCGAGGCTGCCGCCGGTGATCCCGGCCGCGCAGGCATAGCTGCCGGCTTCGATCCGGTCGGGCATGACGGCATAGGTGCAGCCGTGCAGCGCATCGACACCGTCGATGATGAGGTGCGAGGAGCCGATGCCGCTGATCTTCGCGCCCATGGCGACGAGGAGGTTGCAGAGGTCGACGATCTCGGGCTCGCGCGCGGCGTTGAACAGCTGGGTCCGCCCCGCGGCCGTGGCGGCCGCCATCAGCGCATTTTCGGTCGCACCGACCGACACCACCGGGAAACTGTAGTCGCCGCCGCTGATCCGCCCCTTGGGCGCGCTCGCCTTCACATAGCCCGCGGCAAGCTCGATCTCGGCACCCATTGCCTCGAGCGCGCGCAGGTGGAGGTCGATCGGGCGGTCGCCGATGGCACAGCCGCCGGGCAGCGAGACGGTGGCTTCGCCCTCGCGCGCGAGGAGCGGGCCCAGCACCAGGATCGAGGCGCGCATCCGGCGGACCATGTCGTAAGGTGCGACCGTGGACGCGATCTCGGCGGCCTGGAGCGTCATCCGGCGCCCGATCTCGCCCTTCTTCACGCCCTCGATCTTGGTCGAGACGCCGAGCCCGTTGAGGAGGTGACCGAAGCTGTCGACGTCGGCGAGACGCGGCAGGTTGGTAAGGGTCAGCTTGTCCGCGGTCAGCAGCGCGCAGGGGAGCAGCGTCAGTGCGCTGTTCTTGGCGCCCGAGATGGGGATGGTGCCTTCGAGGCGCTTGCCGCCCTGGATGAGGATGGAGTCCATTTCGCGCCTTTAGGCTTTCGTTGCGGACGTGCAAGGGCCCGACGCGCGTCGGCCCGGTGGAGGGCCGGGACCTCGGCGAGCGCGGCGCCTCTGTTGCCTGAGGTCCCGGCCTTCGCCGGGACGACGGTCAGTGCCTTACGCCTTTTCGAGCGTACACTGCAGCGGGTGCTGGTTCTCGCGGGCGAAGTCGATCACCTGGCTGACCTTGGTTTCCGCGACCTCGTAGGTGAAGACGCCGCACACCGCGACGCCCTGCTGGTGGACCTGAAGCATGACCCGGGTCGCGTCCTCGATGCTCATCGAGAAGAAGCGCTGGAGGCAGAGGACGACGAACTCCATCGGAGTGTAGTCGTCGTTCAGCATGAGCACCTTGTAGTTGCTCGGCTTGCGGGTGCGCGGACGAGTGCGGGTGACGACCCCGCGCTCGATCTCCTCGACCCCGTCGCCCTTGCCGGGGACGTCGTCTTCGCCAGCCATGAAAATGCGTTGGACCATCATCGCCCTAGATAGTGGACGGGCTGCACCCTTGCCAAGACGCGCAGGCGACCATGTGCCACTTCAACGCGATGGCGGCCGCCTCTCAGATACGCGAGAGACGGCCGCCCTAAATGCCTGACAGGAGGAGGGTTATCAGGCAGTCAGTTCGTTGATCTTTTCGGCATTGACCGCGGCGCGGTTCGACAGCGGCTGGATCGCCTCGCCGGCGAGCTTCACCGTGGCTTCGGTGAGCTGGCTGAGGCTGGCGACGACGCGGTCGAAGTTCTGCTTGGCGATCTCGCTCTGGAGCTGGAAGAACTCGCTCGGGCTCTGGGCCTGGGACAGGCTCTTGAACTCGGCGACGTTCTGCTCGAGGCCCTCGCGGACGCGCTGCAGGGCATCCTCGCCGACGGTCTTGGCACCGCTGGCCGCGATCTTGCCGGCCTCGACGGCGGCGTCGACGTTGGCGCGGGTCAGCTCAGCGAGCTCCTCGGCGGCCTTGCGGCTCTTCTCGATCGCTTCCTGGCCACGGCTGCCGGCTTCGGCGAACAGGGTCTGGAAACGGTCGGCGCCCGGAAGCGCGTTGAACGACTGGAAGTTCATCCAGTTGGCGGGATCGAAGTTCACGGCATTGTCCTTTTTGACGGGCGCGGTCTTGGCCGACACGGCCGAGCGCAGCTTGTTCACGACTCCGGCGGCCTTGCGGCTGCGCGGCTTGCGCTCGGACTTGGCCCGGCGCGGCGTCACCTTCTTCACGGCCTCGACGACCGAGGCTTCGATTGCCTCGACCTTGTCGGCAGCCGCTTCGACGATGTCCTTGGTGTCTTCGCTCATCGAAAATTCCCTTGTTGCAGTGCACAATATAGTGCAGCGCACAATATTGCAAGGGTCTTCTCGCACTTGCAGCATTGACGGTGAGGGCGTCGGGACGGCAAGAGCGCGCATGGATCACGCACAGCGCACCCGTCGCGGCCTCCTCATCGTCCTCAGCTCGCCCTCGGGCGCCGGCAAGTCCACCATCGGCCGCAAGCTGATGGAGGAGGATCCGACGATCACCATGTCGATCAGCGCGACCACGCGGCAGAAACGTGCCGGCGAGGTCGACGACGTCGATTATCATTTCGTCAGCGACGAGGAATTCCAGCGGCTGGTCGACGCCGACGAACTCGCCGAATGGGCCTATGTGTTCGAGCATCGCTACGGCAGCCCCAAGGAGCCGATCAAGGAAGCGCTGCGGCTAGGGCGCGACACGCTGTTCGACATCGACTGGCAGGGGACCCAGCAGCTCGAATATGCCTTCCGCACCGATCTCGTGCGGATCTTCATCCTGCCGCCCTCGATGGCCGAGCTGCGGCGCCGGCTGGAGGATCGCGGGACCGACCAGCCCGAGGTGATCGACTTCCGGATGAAGCGCGCGGCGGCCGAGATCGGCCACTGGGCCGAATATGATTACGTCCTGATCAACGAGGACGTCGACCAGTGCACGAAGAAGGTGCAGGCGATCGTCGCGGCCGAGCGGCTGCGGCGCGAACGCCAGCCCTACCTCCTCGATTTCGTCCGCAAGCTGGTCGAGAAGCCCAACTAGGCGAGCAGCGCCAGCAGCCGGGCGCCGGCGCGGAAATCGGCCTCGCGCGCGGCGAGCGCCTTCTCGGCCTCGGCGTCACTGCCCCATTGCTCGAGCTGCCAGCGCTCGTCGAGGCTGACCGCGGTCCAGGCCTCGTCGACGCCGACCGTTTCCTCGAGTACGGCGAGGCCCGCGACAAGCGAGCCGCCGACGGTCACCAGCGGCGAGAGGGCGGCGAGGTGGAAGGGGTCAAGCGCATGGACGGCATGGGTTAGCCGTTCGATGGTCGCTGGGGGCTGGTCGACCGGCGAGACGCCCGTGGTGACCGCGAAATCGACATCGTAGCGGCGGCGGGCCCAGGCGAGCAGCGGGTCCCAGTGCGCGGCCTGCGCGGCGACGAGCTCGGACGGGCCATCGGCGCGGTAGCAGAGGAGGTCGCTGGTGCCATAGGTGGCGAGGCCCTCGGCGAAGCGGCCGGGTTCGGGAGCGATGCGGTCGATCGCGGCATTGGCGAGGCCAGTCAGCGGCATGGCGCGCGGGTCGAGCGTTTCGCCCGCCCCGTCCCACTCGCCCGCGATCGCCTTGGCCAGCGCCGCGGTCGGCAGCGCGAGCTGGGCACGAGCGGGGGTGCGGACCGGGCGACCGTCGAGTTCGATCCGCCAGCCGCCCTCGTCGGCGAGGGCCACGGCCTCCTTCCAGAAGCGCTTCACCGGCGGTCCGCCTTGTGCCAGGCCTGGCGCAGCAGCACCGGGCCGAGCAGGGCTTCGACCAGCCCGCAGCCAATCACCACCATGCCGAGGCCAAGCGCGCCGCCGGGCTGGACGAGGTCGCTGAAGACGATGGCCATGCCGAGGAGGAACAGGGCCAGGCCACTGATCCGGAGCAGGGCGAAGATCCGGAAGCGCCGGGCCCAGAGCTGGTCGTTGTTGTCGGTCATGCGGCGGCCTTCACCATGGTCTCTGCCAGCGCGAGGACGTCGGCCGGCGCCTCAGCCAGGGCATCGGCCCCGGCGGCGCGGAGCTCGTGGTGGTCGTGATAGCCCCACAAGGCGCCGATGGCGTGCATCCGGGCGGCCTTGGCCATGCCCATGTCCCAGCCGGTGTCGCCGATGACGACGCAATTGGCGGGCTCGGCGCCGCTGTCGGCCATGGCTTCCAGCGCCATCGACGGATGGGGCTTGGAGGGGTGGCGGTCGGCGGTCTGGAGCGAGATGAAGCGGGCGTGGAGCCCGTGGGCGGTGAGGCAGTGGCGCAGGCCGCGGTCGGACTTGCCGGTGGCGACCGCGAGCTGCCAGCCGCGCTCCTCGAGCGCGTCGAGCAGCGGGAGGATGCCCTCGAACAGCGGCTCCTCCACCTGGTTCTGACCGCGCAGGGTGACGAAGGCGTCCTTGTAGGTCTGGGCCATGGCGCGGTGACCGGCGTCGGTCTCTGCGGGCGCGAGCGCGGCCATCGCCTCGACCAGCGAGAGGCCGATCACCCGCTGTGCCTCGGCGCGTGGGGGCAGGGTGAGTCCGTGCTCGGCGAAGGCGATGCCGAGCGCGCGGTGGATCGTCGCTCCGCTGTCGACCAACGTCCCATCGCAATCGAAAATGGCGCAGCGGATCATCGGCGGCCCTTGGGCGGGCTCTTCGCGCGGGTGCCGCGGGCGGGCGCCGAGGCGCCGCGGCCGCGCCGCTCGCCCTTGCGCTCCTTGCGGGCGGTCTTGGCCGCGGCGGCCTTGCGGCGGGCCTGGACGACCGGGTCCTTGGCCGGGTCGGGCCGGTCGAGGGGCATGTTGTCACCGGCGCGGGTCTCGAAGCCGAGGGTCGCGAGGCTCTCGGCGAAATGCGCGGGAAGCTCGGCCGAGACGTCGATCTCCTTGTTGC
This region includes:
- a CDS encoding PHA/PHB synthase family protein; this encodes MTTDTPTAAFPTLEDWQHWTLVMGRAQQMLLEAWADSWKSGEPAPGLKLPPAPDPMAMMTAGAEAWSKGLAAWGQMLGGIQQAGSQKDKRFAAPEWRDHPVYDTIRQTYLAISDQMMKSVDEADGLDEEARQRLRFVTKGVIDAMSPSNFALTNPEVLKATLESRGENLLNGLRHMLDDMRAGQLSQVPKGAYEVGRNLATTPGKVIHETPLYQLIHYAPVTETVLETPLVIFPPWINRYYILDLTPEKSFVRWCVENGISLFMVSWKSADESVRDITLDDYVLRGQVDAIDTVRDLLGVEAVNVIGYCVAGTTLAATLALLAARGEADKVASATFFTAQVDFSEAGDLKLFLGPETMALLDQLSADTGLIDGRIMAATFNQLRGRDLLWNYVVNNYLLGKEPPPFDLLHWNGDVTNLPAGWHRDYLVSLYQENKLVEPGGIIVDGTPIDLTKIATPLYIQAGREDHIAPPQSVWKLMDHVPGDKRFVLAGSGHIAGVVNPPSAGKYQHWINEGEPKSLEEFIEGAREVKGSWWPDWLAWLRRRNPKEVPATGARVPGEGKLKPIEDAPGRYVRTR
- the murA gene encoding UDP-N-acetylglucosamine 1-carboxyvinyltransferase; the protein is MDSILIQGGKRLEGTIPISGAKNSALTLLPCALLTADKLTLTNLPRLADVDSFGHLLNGLGVSTKIEGVKKGEIGRRMTLQAAEIASTVAPYDMVRRMRASILVLGPLLAREGEATVSLPGGCAIGDRPIDLHLRALEAMGAEIELAAGYVKASAPKGRISGGDYSFPVVSVGATENALMAAATAAGRTQLFNAAREPEIVDLCNLLVAMGAKISGIGSSHLIIDGVDALHGCTYAVMPDRIEAGSYACAAGITGGSLDLVGARPEDMLATTNALAQCGLIIEIHDKGIKVTADGPLKPLALSTAPFPGFATDMQAQFMAMLCRANGESFLEETIFENRYMHVPELRRMGANIDVRGRSAIVHGVPGLTGAQVMATDLRASMSLVLAGLAAEGETEVLRVYHLDRGYERLEEKLSAVGATIERKSAG
- a CDS encoding DUF4893 domain-containing protein is translated as MPSIRPFLTAAALAALAGCTALTGQKPPPRPGTSVVALPPTKSDVWQQIAEAPDIDRLKRLPMAWSAGLADARPRFAAALREEGDLLRPDAGLARPAPTPGSYNCRLVRLGKTDARSPAFVKFKPFFCYVEVEDDLLTVVKQTGTERPAGRLWEDDVPTRLVFLGSLALGEREQPKAYGADPKRDLAGVFERIAPMRFRLVMPWPKSGAKLDIYELTPVAEQPKG
- a CDS encoding ATP12 family chaperone protein; translation: MKRFWKEAVALADEGGWRIELDGRPVRTPARAQLALPTAALAKAIAGEWDGAGETLDPRAMPLTGLANAAIDRIAPEPGRFAEGLATYGTSDLLCYRADGPSELVAAQAAHWDPLLAWARRRYDVDFAVTTGVSPVDQPPATIERLTHAVHALDPFHLAALSPLVTVGGSLVAGLAVLEETVGVDEAWTAVSLDERWQLEQWGSDAEAEKALAAREADFRAGARLLALLA
- a CDS encoding ribose-phosphate pyrophosphokinase, with product MSLTDPQEVRRHLLAAAAAGHALTYSELLERLGHRFTRPKMRALCATLSAVDREAEASGEPELAVLVVRQSDGLPGQGWWTGSWEKHRFTGDWTGPDARKLVTKLQRKAFRYWSKA
- a CDS encoding trimeric intracellular cation channel family protein, which encodes MTPDLPTPSLPMALQALDIFGIAVFAVSGALLAAEKKQTLVTFIFFAVVTGVGGGTLRDLLIGAPVFWVHKNLVLLICIGAALLVWLASRRWFAGSALLWFDALGLGAYATYGAAKALAFGIAPVPAFAMGVLTACAGGIIRDVLAGEPSILMRPELYVTAAALSAGLLVGLGLLGLGGWGAALVAAVAGFGLRGLAIARGWSLPAYRE
- the clpS gene encoding ATP-dependent Clp protease adapter ClpS codes for the protein MAGEDDVPGKGDGVEEIERGVVTRTRPRTRKPSNYKVLMLNDDYTPMEFVVLCLQRFFSMSIEDATRVMLQVHQQGVAVCGVFTYEVAETKVSQVIDFARENQHPLQCTLEKA
- the rarD gene encoding EamA family transporter RarD; the protein is MDATTSPAADRTRSGLALGVGAYGLWGLLPIYFKLLIGVPAVAIVAHRIVWSLLVLGILLSLGKAWREVGAALRHKGSVKLLLATSLLIGTNWLIYVYAVNSGHILAGSLGYYLNPLANILLGRFVLREPLSRPQWLAVAIAGVGVSILAVGALSHLWISLALCFSFSLYGLLRKIAHVDATAGLAIETLLLFVPAAVWLAWASARPLPVWGLDSTDTWLLVFSGVASTIPLLLFTAAARRLPYSTLGILQFIAPTLQFLVAVFLYGEPFTSAHAWAFACIWTAAIIYLLSALRGSPSNAAAPE
- the gmk gene encoding guanylate kinase — encoded protein: MDHAQRTRRGLLIVLSSPSGAGKSTIGRKLMEEDPTITMSISATTRQKRAGEVDDVDYHFVSDEEFQRLVDADELAEWAYVFEHRYGSPKEPIKEALRLGRDTLFDIDWQGTQQLEYAFRTDLVRIFILPPSMAELRRRLEDRGTDQPEVIDFRMKRAAAEIGHWAEYDYVLINEDVDQCTKKVQAIVAAERLRRERQPYLLDFVRKLVEKPN
- a CDS encoding phasin family protein, coding for MSEDTKDIVEAAADKVEAIEASVVEAVKKVTPRRAKSERKPRSRKAAGVVNKLRSAVSAKTAPVKKDNAVNFDPANWMNFQSFNALPGADRFQTLFAEAGSRGQEAIEKSRKAAEELAELTRANVDAAVEAGKIAASGAKTVGEDALQRVREGLEQNVAEFKSLSQAQSPSEFFQLQSEIAKQNFDRVVASLSQLTEATVKLAGEAIQPLSNRAAVNAEKINELTA
- a CDS encoding HAD-IA family hydrolase; the encoded protein is MIRCAIFDCDGTLVDSGATIHRALGIAFAEHGLTLPPRAEAQRVIGLSLVEAMAALAPAETDAGHRAMAQTYKDAFVTLRGQNQVEEPLFEGILPLLDALEERGWQLAVATGKSDRGLRHCLTAHGLHARFISLQTADRHPSKPHPSMALEAMADSGAEPANCVVIGDTGWDMGMAKAARMHAIGALWGYHDHHELRAAGADALAEAPADVLALAETMVKAAA